A window of Streptomyces sp. DG1A-41 contains these coding sequences:
- a CDS encoding acyl-CoA carboxylase epsilon subunit: MTIKVVRGNPTPEELAAALAVVRARAAAAAATPPGAPAIRDAWSDPSRIAAHRLPQPGPTAWGRTYWPG; encoded by the coding sequence ATGACGATCAAGGTCGTACGGGGCAACCCGACCCCGGAGGAGCTGGCCGCCGCTCTGGCGGTGGTCAGGGCCCGCGCCGCGGCGGCGGCCGCAACGCCGCCCGGCGCGCCGGCCATCCGCGATGCCTGGTCCGACCCGTCCCGCATCGCGGCCCACCGCCTGCCCCAGCCGGGGCCGACGGCATGGGGCCGCACGTACTGGCCGGGCTGA
- a CDS encoding NAD(P)H-quinone dehydrogenase has product MEYVTRIVIIGGGPGGYEAALVAAQLGAEVTVVDCDGLGGASVLTDCVPSKTLIATAEVMTTFDSSYEELGIIVADDTPPLEQSARVVGVDLGKVNRRVKRLALAQSHDITASVTRAGARVLRGRGRLEGMQALDGSRKVVVRAADGSEEILTADAVLIATGGHPRELADARPDGERILNWTQVYDLDELPEELIVVGSGVTGAEFAGAYQALGSKVTLVSSRDRVLPGEDPDAAAVLEEVFRRRGMNVMARSRAQSAKRVGDRVEVTLSDGRVITGSHCLMAVGAVPNSAGMGLEEAGVRLRESGHIWTDKVSRTTAPGVYAAGDVTGVFALASVAAMQGRIAMYHFLGDAVAPLNLKTVSSNVFTDPEIATVGYTQADVDGGKIDARVVKLPLLRNPRAKMQGIRDGFVKIFCRPGTGIVVGGVVVAPRASELIHPISIAVDNNLTVEQIANAFTVYPSLSGSIAEVARQLHTRKDTGEG; this is encoded by the coding sequence ATGGAGTACGTGACTCGGATCGTGATCATCGGTGGCGGACCCGGCGGATACGAAGCGGCCCTGGTGGCCGCGCAACTCGGTGCGGAGGTGACCGTCGTCGATTGCGACGGTCTGGGCGGTGCGTCGGTGCTGACCGACTGCGTGCCGTCGAAGACCCTGATCGCCACGGCCGAGGTGATGACCACCTTCGACTCCTCCTACGAGGAGCTGGGGATCATCGTCGCGGACGACACCCCGCCCCTGGAGCAGAGCGCCCGGGTGGTGGGAGTCGACCTGGGGAAGGTCAACCGGCGTGTGAAGCGGCTCGCGCTCGCCCAGTCGCACGACATCACGGCCTCCGTGACGCGTGCCGGGGCGCGTGTCCTGCGCGGGCGCGGGCGGCTGGAGGGCATGCAGGCGCTCGACGGGTCGCGCAAGGTCGTGGTGCGCGCCGCCGACGGGAGTGAGGAGATCCTCACGGCCGACGCGGTGCTCATCGCCACCGGCGGGCATCCCCGCGAGCTGGCCGACGCGCGGCCGGACGGTGAGCGGATCCTGAACTGGACCCAGGTCTACGACCTCGACGAGCTCCCCGAGGAGCTGATCGTGGTCGGGTCCGGTGTGACCGGTGCCGAGTTCGCCGGCGCCTATCAGGCGCTGGGCTCGAAGGTGACGCTGGTGTCGTCGCGGGACCGGGTGCTGCCCGGTGAGGACCCGGACGCGGCCGCCGTGCTGGAGGAGGTCTTCCGGCGGCGCGGCATGAACGTCATGGCGCGCTCGCGGGCCCAGTCCGCCAAGCGGGTGGGCGACCGGGTCGAGGTGACCCTCTCCGACGGGCGGGTCATCACCGGGTCGCACTGCCTCATGGCCGTCGGTGCCGTTCCCAACAGCGCGGGCATGGGGCTGGAGGAAGCCGGGGTCAGGCTGCGCGAGTCCGGTCACATCTGGACCGACAAGGTGTCGCGTACGACCGCTCCGGGCGTGTACGCGGCCGGTGACGTGACGGGCGTGTTCGCCCTCGCCTCCGTGGCCGCCATGCAGGGACGTATCGCCATGTACCACTTCCTGGGCGATGCCGTGGCCCCGCTGAACCTGAAGACCGTCTCGTCGAACGTCTTCACCGACCCGGAGATCGCCACCGTCGGCTACACCCAGGCCGACGTCGACGGCGGGAAGATCGACGCCCGGGTCGTGAAGCTGCCGCTGCTGCGCAACCCGCGCGCGAAGATGCAGGGCATCCGCGACGGCTTCGTCAAGATCTTCTGTCGGCCCGGGACCGGGATCGTGGTCGGCGGTGTGGTTGTGGCGCCGCGTGCCTCGGAACTGATCCACCCCATCTCGATCGCGGTCGACAACAATCTGACAGTCGAACAGATTGCGAACGCCTTCACCGTCTATCCCTCGTTGTCGGGCTCGATCGCCGAGGTGGCACGGCAGTTGCACACCCGGAAGGACACCGGCGAGGGCTGA
- a CDS encoding GGDEF domain-containing protein encodes MGEDRRLVAVVALAQGMAAAQGSREAWRAAAVGACRALGGSFAALSVWERELGRLKVLVNVGELADGEEEFPEDESYPVHQFAEITEFLHEQWAGGGEPDAWVETAEGPAAGRRPGYCHQRVAALRRRGRGCCVVAPIVLHGRAWGELYVARPVGEPVFERADADFATVLAAVVAAGIAQTERLEEARRLAFTDALTGLANRRAVDVHLEQAIERHRRDGAVVSLVVCDLNGLKRVNDTHGHSVGDRLLERFGSVLSLCGAMLPGALAARLGGDEFCLLAIGPPADQVVKAAGELCRRAAELELGDGVACGVASTEDPIGPVRSARRLFRLADAAQYRAKAERATRPVVAGRAGPDDPVVRLADEPSQEANGERRRFRGRHAP; translated from the coding sequence ATGGGTGAGGACAGGCGGCTCGTGGCTGTCGTCGCGTTGGCTCAGGGGATGGCGGCCGCGCAGGGGTCGCGTGAGGCGTGGCGTGCGGCGGCTGTCGGGGCGTGCCGGGCGCTGGGCGGGAGCTTTGCCGCGCTGTCGGTGTGGGAGCGGGAGCTCGGGCGGCTGAAGGTCCTCGTGAACGTCGGTGAGCTGGCCGACGGGGAAGAGGAGTTCCCGGAGGACGAGTCCTACCCGGTGCACCAGTTCGCGGAGATCACCGAGTTCCTGCATGAGCAGTGGGCCGGTGGCGGGGAGCCGGACGCGTGGGTGGAGACGGCTGAGGGGCCCGCCGCCGGGCGGCGTCCCGGGTACTGCCACCAGCGCGTCGCCGCCCTGCGCCGTCGTGGCCGCGGCTGCTGCGTGGTCGCGCCCATCGTGCTGCACGGCCGGGCCTGGGGCGAGCTGTACGTCGCCCGGCCGGTCGGGGAGCCCGTCTTCGAGCGGGCCGACGCCGACTTCGCCACCGTCCTGGCCGCCGTCGTCGCCGCCGGCATCGCCCAGACCGAGCGGCTGGAGGAGGCCCGGCGCCTCGCGTTCACCGACGCGCTGACAGGGCTGGCCAACCGCCGCGCCGTGGACGTCCACCTGGAACAGGCGATCGAGCGGCACCGCAGGGACGGAGCCGTCGTCAGCCTCGTCGTCTGCGATCTGAACGGGCTCAAGCGCGTCAACGACACCCACGGGCACTCCGTCGGCGACCGGCTCCTGGAGCGTTTCGGCTCGGTGCTGTCGCTGTGCGGGGCCATGCTGCCGGGGGCCCTGGCGGCACGGCTCGGAGGGGACGAGTTCTGTCTGCTCGCAATCGGGCCGCCCGCCGACCAGGTCGTCAAGGCCGCCGGTGAACTGTGCCGCAGAGCAGCGGAGTTGGAGCTCGGGGACGGGGTGGCCTGCGGGGTCGCGTCCACCGAGGACCCGATCGGGCCGGTGCGCTCGGCCCGGCGGCTGTTCCGGCTAGCCGACGCCGCCCAGTACCGGGCGAAGGCCGAGCGGGCCACGCGGCCGGTCGTCGCCGGGCGGGCCGGGCCCGACGACCCCGTCGTGCGGCTCGCGGACGAGCCGTCCCAGGAGGCCAACGGTGAGCGCCGGCGGTTCCGGGGGCGGCACGCGCCGTAG
- a CDS encoding DeoR/GlpR family DNA-binding transcription regulator → MFAAERRQLILEMVRANGAVSLRELARVVQTSEVTVRRDVRALEAEGLLDRRHGGAVLPGGFTRESGFPQKSHLATAEKTAIADLAANFVEEGEAIVVGAGTTTQELARRLARVPGLTVVTNSLLVAQALAHANRVEVVMTGGTLRGSNYALVGSGAEQSLHGLRVSRAFLSGSGLTAERGLSTSNMLSASVDRALVQAAAEVVVLADHTKLGTDTMFQTVPTDLITRLVTDEPPAHEDRAATELQALADQGVQIAVAGSAGAGGSGGDAGPARQQRRDVPLPGPRRQVPGAGGGLRSATVLGEQSPGAERSRVADLRRR, encoded by the coding sequence GTGTTCGCTGCAGAACGTCGCCAATTGATCCTCGAAATGGTGCGAGCGAACGGGGCCGTGTCGCTCCGTGAGCTCGCCCGCGTCGTCCAGACCTCCGAAGTGACCGTACGGCGGGACGTGCGCGCGCTGGAGGCAGAAGGACTCCTCGACCGCCGGCACGGCGGTGCGGTACTGCCGGGCGGTTTCACGCGGGAGTCCGGCTTTCCGCAGAAGTCTCATCTCGCGACCGCCGAGAAGACCGCCATCGCCGACCTCGCCGCGAATTTCGTGGAGGAGGGCGAGGCGATCGTGGTCGGGGCGGGTACGACGACCCAGGAGCTGGCCCGCCGGCTCGCCCGGGTGCCCGGGCTGACCGTCGTCACCAACTCACTGCTCGTCGCACAGGCGTTGGCCCATGCCAACCGGGTCGAGGTCGTGATGACCGGCGGTACGCTCCGCGGCTCGAACTACGCCCTGGTCGGCAGCGGTGCCGAGCAGTCCCTGCACGGGCTGCGGGTGTCGCGGGCGTTCCTCTCCGGGAGCGGTCTGACCGCGGAGCGCGGGCTGTCCACGTCCAACATGCTGTCGGCCTCGGTCGACCGGGCGCTGGTGCAGGCGGCCGCGGAGGTCGTGGTCCTCGCCGACCACACCAAGCTCGGGACGGACACGATGTTCCAGACCGTGCCGACGGATCTCATCACCCGCCTTGTGACGGACGAACCGCCCGCCCACGAGGACCGTGCGGCGACGGAGCTTCAGGCGCTTGCCGACCAGGGAGTGCAGATCGCTGTCGCGGGGTCGGCGGGGGCGGGGGGCTCCGGGGGTGATGCCGGCCCGGCTCGTCAGCAGCGTCGGGATGTGCCGTTGCCCGGGCCTCGGCGGCAGGTGCCGGGGGCGGGGGGTGGGTTGCGGTCGGCCACGGTGCTCGGGGAGCAGAGTCCTGGGGCGGAGCGGAGCAGGGTTGCGGATCTGCGGCGGCGTTGA
- a CDS encoding biotin--[acetyl-CoA-carboxylase] ligase, which produces MTPRDASEPNGSRWSDLDRPPLNITALRRGLVREGGLWSEVDVVQRTGSTNSDLVARAAEGRAAEGAVLVAEEQTAGRGRLDRQWAAPPRSGLFFSVLLTPSEVPVERWGWLPLLTGVAVATGLSRAAGVDTALKWPNDLLVTVGGEERKAGGILAERAGDGGVVIGVGINVTLKEDELPVPTAGSLGLAGAVSTDRDPLLRGVLRALEEWYGRWRAAGGDAGSCGLLEAYAAGCATLGREVRAELPGDRAVVGEAVAVDGDGRLVLATGEGVQEPVGAGDIVHLRPA; this is translated from the coding sequence ATGACGCCGCGAGATGCATCAGAGCCGAACGGTAGCCGTTGGTCGGACCTGGACCGTCCGCCCCTCAACATCACCGCCCTGCGCCGGGGTCTGGTGCGTGAGGGCGGGCTGTGGTCCGAGGTGGACGTGGTCCAGCGCACCGGCTCCACGAACTCCGACCTGGTCGCGCGGGCTGCCGAGGGCAGGGCCGCCGAGGGCGCGGTGCTCGTCGCCGAGGAGCAGACGGCCGGGCGCGGGCGTCTCGACCGGCAGTGGGCGGCGCCTCCCCGCTCCGGCCTGTTCTTCTCCGTGCTGCTCACGCCGAGCGAGGTGCCGGTGGAGCGGTGGGGGTGGCTGCCGCTGCTCACGGGCGTCGCGGTGGCGACGGGGCTGTCGCGGGCGGCGGGTGTCGACACGGCGCTGAAGTGGCCGAACGACCTGTTGGTCACGGTGGGGGGAGAGGAACGCAAGGCCGGGGGGATTCTGGCCGAGCGGGCGGGTGACGGAGGGGTCGTCATCGGGGTCGGTATCAACGTCACGCTGAAGGAGGACGAGCTGCCGGTGCCCACGGCGGGGTCGCTGGGGCTGGCCGGGGCCGTGAGCACGGATCGGGACCCGTTGTTGCGGGGGGTGCTGCGGGCGCTGGAGGAGTGGTACGGGAGGTGGCGTGCGGCGGGGGGTGACGCGGGTTCGTGCGGGTTGCTGGAGGCGTACGCGGCGGGGTGCGCGACGCTCGGGAGGGAAGTGCGGGCGGAGTTGCCGGGGGATCGGGCCGTGGTGGGGGAAGCGGTTGCGGTCGACGGGGACGGGCGGTTGGTGCTGGCTACGGGGGAGGGGGTGCAGGAGCCTGTCGGCGCCGGGGACATCGTGCACTTGCGGCCTGCTTGA
- a CDS encoding adenylate/guanylate cyclase domain-containing protein, whose product MTVDDSGSGTDAQGADPGEDPLALRLEQLILGAERRYTPFQAARSAGVSMELASRFWRAMGFADIGQAKALTEADVLALRRLAGLVEAGLLSEAMAVQVARSTGQTTARLAEWQIDSFLEGLTEPPEPGMTRTEVTYPIVELLLPELEEFLVYVWRRQLAASAGRVVQAADDEEMVDRRLAVGFADLVGFTRLTRRMEEEELGELVEAFETTAADLVAANGGRLIKTLGDEVLYAADDAGTAAEIALRLIETMAHDETMPELRVGMAFGTVTTRMGDVFGTTVNLASRLTSIAPKDAVLVDTAFAEELIRTQDAPSSEAEAAEEAAAAEKEGEEPPAYRFALQPMWQRPVRGLGVVEPWLLMRRDGG is encoded by the coding sequence GTGACCGTCGACGACTCGGGTTCCGGCACGGACGCGCAGGGCGCCGACCCCGGCGAGGATCCGCTCGCCCTGCGTCTGGAACAGCTGATCCTGGGGGCCGAGCGCCGCTACACCCCGTTCCAGGCGGCCCGCAGTGCCGGCGTCTCCATGGAACTGGCCTCCCGCTTCTGGCGGGCGATGGGCTTCGCCGACATCGGGCAGGCCAAGGCGCTCACGGAGGCCGACGTACTCGCACTGCGGCGCCTCGCCGGTCTCGTCGAGGCGGGGCTGCTGAGCGAGGCGATGGCCGTACAGGTGGCCCGGTCCACCGGGCAGACCACCGCGCGGCTCGCCGAATGGCAGATCGACTCCTTCCTGGAGGGCCTTACCGAGCCGCCCGAGCCGGGCATGACGCGCACCGAGGTGACGTACCCGATCGTCGAGCTGCTCCTGCCCGAGCTGGAGGAATTCCTGGTCTACGTCTGGCGGCGGCAGCTCGCCGCCTCGGCCGGACGGGTCGTGCAGGCCGCGGACGACGAGGAGATGGTGGACCGGCGGCTCGCGGTCGGCTTCGCCGATCTGGTCGGGTTCACGCGGCTCACCCGCCGGATGGAGGAGGAGGAGCTCGGCGAGCTGGTCGAGGCCTTCGAGACCACCGCCGCCGACCTGGTGGCCGCGAACGGCGGCCGGCTGATCAAGACCCTCGGCGACGAGGTGCTGTACGCCGCCGACGACGCGGGCACGGCCGCCGAGATCGCCCTGCGGCTGATCGAGACCATGGCGCACGACGAGACGATGCCGGAGCTGCGCGTCGGCATGGCGTTCGGCACGGTGACCACCCGTATGGGTGATGTCTTCGGTACGACCGTGAACCTGGCCTCCCGGCTCACCTCGATAGCTCCGAAGGACGCCGTACTCGTCGACACCGCCTTCGCCGAGGAACTGATCCGCACGCAGGACGCCCCGTCCTCGGAGGCGGAGGCCGCCGAGGAGGCCGCGGCGGCGGAGAAGGAGGGCGAGGAGCCGCCGGCGTACCGGTTCGCGTTGCAGCCGATGTGGCAGCGGCCGGTGCGTGGGCTGGGCGTCGTGGAGCCGTGGCTGCTCATGCGGCGGGACGGCGGCTGA
- a CDS encoding acyl-CoA carboxylase subunit beta produces the protein MSEPEEQQPDIHTTAGKLADLKRRIEEATHAGSARAVEKQHAKGKLTARERIELLLDEGSFVELDEFARHRSTNFGLDKNRPYGDGVVTGYGTVDGRPVAVFSQDFTVFGGALGEVYGQKIVKVMDFALKTGCPVIGINDSGGARIQEGVASLGAYGEIFRRNTHASGVIPQISLVVGPCAGGAVYSPAITDFTVMVDQTSHMFITGPDVIKTVTGEDVGFEELGGARTHNSTSGVAHHMAGDEKDAIEYIKQLLSYLPSNNLSEPPAFPEEADLEVTDEDRELDVIVPDSANQPYDMHAVIEHVLDDAEFFETQPLYAPNIVTGFGRVEGRPVGIVANQPMQFAGCLDIKASEKAARFVRTCDAFNVPVITFVDVPGFLPGVDQEHDGIIRRGAKLIYAYAEATVPLITVITRKAFGGAYDVMGSKHLGADLNLAWPTAQIAVMGAQGAVNILHRRTIAEAEANGEDLEAVRARLIQEYEDALLNPYVAAERGYIDAVILPSDTRRHVVRGLRQLRTKRESLPPKKHGNIPL, from the coding sequence ATGTCCGAGCCGGAAGAGCAGCAGCCTGACATTCACACGACCGCGGGCAAGCTCGCGGATCTGAAGCGCCGCATCGAGGAAGCGACGCACGCCGGCTCCGCACGCGCCGTCGAGAAGCAGCACGCCAAGGGCAAGCTGACGGCCCGTGAGCGGATCGAACTCCTGCTGGACGAGGGCTCCTTCGTCGAGCTGGACGAGTTCGCCCGGCACCGCTCCACCAACTTCGGCCTCGACAAGAACCGGCCGTACGGGGACGGGGTCGTCACCGGTTACGGCACCGTCGACGGCCGGCCCGTCGCCGTGTTCTCCCAGGACTTCACCGTCTTCGGCGGGGCCCTCGGCGAGGTCTACGGGCAGAAGATCGTCAAGGTCATGGACTTCGCCCTGAAGACCGGCTGCCCGGTCATCGGCATCAACGACTCCGGCGGCGCCCGGATCCAGGAGGGCGTCGCCTCCCTCGGTGCCTACGGCGAGATCTTCCGCCGCAACACCCACGCGTCGGGTGTCATCCCGCAGATCAGCCTGGTCGTCGGCCCGTGTGCGGGCGGGGCCGTCTACTCGCCCGCCATCACCGACTTCACGGTCATGGTCGACCAGACCTCGCACATGTTCATCACCGGGCCCGACGTCATCAAGACCGTCACCGGCGAGGACGTCGGCTTCGAGGAGCTGGGCGGAGCCAGGACCCACAACTCGACGTCCGGCGTCGCCCACCACATGGCGGGCGACGAGAAGGACGCCATCGAGTACATCAAGCAGCTGCTGTCGTACCTGCCGTCCAACAACCTCTCCGAGCCGCCGGCCTTCCCCGAGGAGGCCGACCTCGAGGTCACCGACGAGGACCGCGAGCTGGACGTGATCGTGCCGGACAGCGCGAACCAGCCGTACGACATGCACGCGGTGATCGAGCACGTCCTGGACGACGCCGAGTTCTTCGAGACGCAGCCGCTGTACGCGCCGAACATCGTCACCGGCTTCGGACGGGTCGAGGGCCGGCCGGTCGGCATCGTCGCCAACCAGCCGATGCAGTTCGCCGGGTGCCTGGACATCAAGGCGAGCGAGAAGGCGGCCCGCTTCGTGCGGACCTGCGACGCCTTCAACGTCCCGGTCATCACCTTCGTCGACGTCCCCGGCTTCCTGCCCGGCGTCGACCAGGAGCACGACGGCATCATCCGGCGCGGCGCCAAGCTGATCTACGCCTACGCCGAGGCGACCGTCCCGCTCATCACCGTCATCACGCGCAAGGCGTTCGGCGGGGCGTACGACGTCATGGGCTCCAAGCACCTCGGCGCCGACCTCAACCTCGCCTGGCCCACCGCCCAGATCGCCGTCATGGGCGCCCAGGGTGCGGTCAACATCCTGCACCGCCGGACGATCGCCGAGGCCGAGGCGAACGGCGAGGACCTGGAGGCGGTCCGGGCCCGGCTGATCCAGGAGTACGAGGACGCCCTCCTGAACCCCTACGTGGCGGCCGAGCGCGGCTACATCGACGCGGTGATCCTGCCGTCCGACACCCGCCGGCACGTCGTACGCGGTCTGCGTCAACTGCGGACGAAGCGGGAATCCCTGCCTCCGAAGAAGCACGGCAACATCCCCCTCTAG
- a CDS encoding nucleoside triphosphate pyrophosphatase, with protein MTDQPRRRLVLASQSPARLGLLRQAGFAPEVIVSGVDEDAVTAPTPAELALALAEAKASVVAARPEAKGALVIGCDSVLDLDGQALGKPADAEEATARWKAMRGRAGTLQTGHCVYDTLSGRYASATASTVVHFGEPTDEEIAAYVASGEPLYVAGAFTLDGRSAPFIDGIDGDHGNVIGLSLPLVRRLLAELGVGITELWAPAEK; from the coding sequence ATGACAGATCAGCCGCGCCGCCGACTCGTCCTCGCCTCCCAGTCCCCCGCCCGGCTCGGACTGCTCCGCCAGGCCGGATTCGCCCCCGAGGTGATCGTGAGCGGCGTCGACGAGGACGCCGTCACCGCACCCACCCCCGCCGAGCTGGCGCTCGCCCTCGCCGAGGCGAAGGCCTCCGTGGTGGCTGCCCGGCCGGAGGCCAAGGGCGCGCTCGTGATCGGCTGCGACTCGGTGCTCGACCTGGACGGCCAGGCCCTCGGCAAGCCCGCGGACGCCGAGGAGGCCACCGCCCGCTGGAAGGCGATGCGCGGACGCGCCGGAACCCTCCAGACCGGCCACTGCGTCTACGACACGCTCTCCGGCCGCTACGCCTCCGCCACGGCGTCCACCGTCGTCCACTTCGGCGAGCCCACCGACGAGGAGATCGCCGCTTATGTCGCCTCCGGCGAACCCCTCTACGTCGCCGGGGCTTTCACGCTGGACGGCCGCTCGGCCCCGTTCATCGACGGCATCGACGGCGACCACGGCAACGTGATCGGCCTCAGCCTGCCCCTCGTACGGCGACTCCTCGCCGAACTGGGCGTCGGCATCACGGAGTTGTGGGCGCCGGCGGAGAAGTGA
- the hutH gene encoding histidine ammonia-lyase translates to MHTVVVGTSGVTASDVLAVARGGARVQLSEEAVAALAAAREIVDALAAKPDPVYGVSTGFGALATRHISQELRAQLQRNIVRSHAAGMGPRVERDVVRALMFLRLKTVCSGHTGVRPEVAQTMADLLNAGITPVVHEYGSLGCSGDLAPLSHCALTLMGEGDAEGPDGVVRPAAELLAAHGIQPVELREKEGLALLNGTDGMLGMLVMALADLDTLYRSADVTAALSLEALLGTDKVLAPELHAIRPHPGQAASAANMLAVLKGSGLTGHHQDDAPRVQDAYSVRCAPQVAGAGRDTMAHARLVADRELAAAVDNPVVLPDGRVESNGNFHGAPVAYVLDFLAIAVADLGSIAERRTDRLLDKNRSHGLPPFLADDAGVDSGLMIAQYTQAALVSEMKRLAVPASADSIPSSAMQEDHVSMGWSAARKLRTAVDNLTRVLAVELYAATRAIELREELTPAPATRAVIDALREAGVQGPGPDRFLAPDLAAADAFVRDGRLLAAVETVTGPLR, encoded by the coding sequence ATGCACACTGTGGTGGTGGGGACGTCCGGGGTGACCGCGTCCGACGTGCTCGCCGTGGCGCGCGGCGGTGCCCGCGTCCAGCTCTCCGAGGAGGCGGTGGCCGCCCTCGCCGCGGCCCGCGAGATCGTGGACGCGCTGGCGGCCAAGCCCGACCCCGTGTACGGCGTGAGCACCGGCTTCGGGGCCCTGGCGACCCGGCACATCAGCCAGGAGCTGCGCGCACAGCTCCAGCGCAACATCGTCCGCTCGCACGCCGCCGGTATGGGGCCGAGGGTGGAGCGGGACGTCGTACGCGCCCTGATGTTCCTGCGGCTGAAGACCGTCTGCTCCGGACACACCGGCGTACGGCCCGAGGTCGCGCAGACCATGGCCGATCTCCTCAACGCCGGTATCACCCCGGTCGTGCACGAGTACGGCTCCCTCGGCTGCTCCGGGGACCTCGCGCCGCTCTCCCACTGCGCGCTCACGCTCATGGGGGAGGGGGACGCCGAGGGCCCCGACGGCGTCGTACGCCCGGCCGCCGAACTCCTCGCCGCGCACGGCATCCAGCCGGTCGAACTGCGCGAGAAGGAAGGTCTGGCCCTCCTCAACGGCACCGACGGCATGCTCGGCATGCTGGTCATGGCCCTAGCCGACCTGGACACCCTCTACCGGTCCGCCGACGTCACGGCCGCCCTGTCGCTGGAGGCCCTGCTCGGCACCGACAAGGTCCTCGCCCCCGAGCTGCACGCCATCCGGCCGCACCCGGGGCAGGCCGCCAGTGCCGCCAACATGCTGGCGGTGCTGAAGGGGTCGGGGCTGACCGGCCATCACCAGGACGACGCGCCGCGCGTCCAGGACGCCTACTCGGTGCGCTGCGCTCCGCAGGTCGCCGGGGCCGGGCGGGACACCATGGCGCACGCCCGGCTGGTCGCCGACCGCGAGCTGGCCGCCGCGGTGGACAATCCGGTTGTGCTGCCCGACGGGCGCGTGGAGTCCAACGGCAACTTCCACGGGGCGCCGGTCGCCTACGTCCTGGACTTCCTCGCCATCGCCGTCGCCGACCTCGGCTCCATCGCCGAGCGGCGTACCGACCGGCTGCTCGACAAGAACCGCAGCCACGGCCTGCCGCCGTTCCTCGCCGACGACGCCGGCGTGGACTCGGGCCTGATGATCGCTCAGTACACGCAGGCCGCGCTGGTGAGCGAGATGAAGCGGCTCGCCGTACCGGCGTCCGCCGACTCGATCCCGTCCTCCGCCATGCAGGAGGACCACGTTTCGATGGGCTGGTCGGCGGCGCGCAAGCTGCGCACGGCCGTCGACAACCTCACCCGGGTCCTGGCCGTCGAGCTGTACGCCGCCACGCGCGCGATCGAACTGCGCGAGGAGCTGACCCCGGCGCCCGCGACGCGGGCGGTCATCGACGCCCTGCGGGAAGCGGGAGTCCAGGGTCCGGGGCCGGACCGGTTCCTGGCGCCCGACCTGGCCGCGGCGGACGCGTTCGTGCGCGACGGACGGCTGCTGGCCGCGGTGGAGACGGTCACCGGGCCGCTTCGGTAA
- a CDS encoding enoyl-CoA hydratase-related protein, with product MSEKRFGEFVLVRRHEQGHVAELVLDRPKAMNAVSTEMARSVAGACAALGEDRDVRVVVLTSSHERAFCVGADLKERNSLSDAELVRQRPVARGAYTGVLELPVPTVAAVHGFALGGGFELALACDVIVADRTAVVGLPEVSVGVIPGGGGTQLLPRRVGAARAAELIFSARRVEAAEAGELGLVDQVVEEGRDRESALELAARIAGNSPVGLRAAKRALRLGQGLDLRAGLEVEDAAWRAVAFSGDRAEGVAAFNEKRRPEWPGE from the coding sequence ATGAGTGAAAAGCGGTTCGGGGAGTTCGTGCTGGTGCGGCGGCATGAGCAGGGGCATGTCGCGGAGCTCGTCCTCGACCGGCCCAAAGCCATGAACGCGGTGTCGACGGAGATGGCGCGGTCCGTCGCCGGGGCGTGTGCGGCGCTGGGGGAGGACCGGGACGTACGGGTGGTCGTGCTGACCTCGTCGCATGAGCGGGCGTTCTGTGTCGGGGCCGATCTGAAGGAGCGGAACTCGCTCAGCGATGCGGAGCTGGTGCGGCAGCGGCCGGTGGCGCGGGGGGCCTACACCGGGGTGCTGGAGTTGCCGGTGCCGACGGTGGCGGCGGTGCACGGGTTCGCGCTGGGGGGCGGGTTCGAGCTGGCGCTGGCGTGTGACGTGATCGTGGCGGACCGGACGGCGGTCGTGGGGTTGCCGGAGGTGTCGGTGGGGGTGATTCCCGGGGGCGGGGGGACGCAGCTGCTGCCGCGGCGGGTGGGGGCGGCGCGGGCGGCTGAGCTGATCTTCTCGGCGCGGCGGGTGGAGGCTGCCGAGGCGGGGGAGTTGGGGCTGGTCGATCAGGTGGTGGAGGAGGGGCGGGATCGGGAGTCGGCGTTGGAACTGGCTGCTCGGATCGCCGGGAATTCACCTGTGGGGCTGCGGGCGGCGAAGCGGGCGTTGCGGTTGGGGCAGGGGTTGGATCTACGGGCTGGGCTCGAGGTGGAGGATGCGGCTTGGCGGGCTGTGGCGTTTTCGGGGGATCGGGCGGAGGGGGTGGCCGCGTTCAACGAGAAGCGGCGGCCGGAGTGGCCGGGGGAGTGA